One segment of Stomatobaculum sp. F0698 DNA contains the following:
- the rsmI gene encoding 16S rRNA (cytidine(1402)-2'-O)-methyltransferase, which produces MEQSGKIYLVATPIGNLGDMSPRAIETLRAADLIAAEDTRNTIKLLNHFEIKTHMTSYHEYNRTEKAYELVRRAEQGEIIAVVSDAGMPAISDPGEVLVRMALDAGIEVTIVPGPCAAVSALAISGQPTGRFVFEAFLPQEKKERRARLEGLRDETRTIVLYEAPHRLTKTLAELAEVLGGERELSLVRELTKRHEEVQRGNFSYFLERYAEEAGRAEIRGEYVLVISGKSEEELRAEEISVFSDFTPAEHVAWYESQGFDRKEAMKKAAKDRGISRRELYHMLL; this is translated from the coding sequence GTGGAACAAAGCGGAAAAATCTACCTGGTTGCAACGCCGATCGGAAATCTGGGGGACATGAGCCCGCGCGCGATTGAGACCCTGCGGGCGGCAGATCTCATTGCGGCGGAGGACACCAGAAATACCATTAAGCTCTTAAATCACTTTGAGATTAAGACACATATGACCAGCTACCACGAGTACAACCGGACCGAAAAAGCCTACGAACTCGTGCGGCGCGCGGAACAGGGGGAGATCATCGCGGTTGTGAGCGATGCGGGCATGCCGGCGATATCCGATCCCGGTGAGGTGCTGGTGCGCATGGCCTTGGATGCGGGCATCGAAGTCACGATAGTCCCGGGACCCTGTGCGGCGGTGAGCGCGCTTGCAATCAGCGGGCAGCCTACCGGTCGTTTTGTGTTCGAGGCGTTTCTGCCGCAGGAGAAAAAAGAGAGAAGGGCAAGGCTAGAGGGACTCAGAGACGAGACAAGGACCATCGTTCTCTACGAAGCGCCGCACAGGCTTACGAAGACCTTAGCGGAACTCGCCGAAGTGCTCGGCGGGGAGAGAGAACTCAGTTTGGTGCGTGAGCTCACAAAGCGGCATGAAGAAGTGCAGCGCGGCAATTTTTCCTATTTTTTGGAGCGCTATGCGGAGGAAGCCGGTCGCGCGGAAATTCGCGGCGAATATGTTCTGGTCATATCCGGAAAGAGCGAGGAAGAACTGCGCGCGGAAGAAATCTCCGTTTTTTCGGATTTCACGCCGGCCGAACATGTGGCTTGGTATGAGTCGCAGGGCTTTGACCGCAAGGAGGCTATGAAAAAAGCCGCAAAAGACCGCGGAATCAGCCGCAGAGAACTCTATCACATGTTGCTCTGA
- the holB gene encoding DNA polymerase III subunit delta', with translation MCDFRDILGQEHIKQRLEQSIRRDQLSHSYLFLGEKGMGKQVMARAFAKRLLCTGEGTRPCGHCHSCIQLAADTHPDVITISRDKTTLGVDRVREQLSQEIRIRPFSGERRIFIIPEAEKMTQQAQNAILKTIEEPPTYAIIILLAEQEEALLPTIRSRVLRLSFRPVPESEILERLLGKGADGKRAKEAARFSRGIYRRAEELALSEEAYARYRRTLDLLRALPKCGETVFHRAQTEITELYPEPRDFLSFLRLYYRDVLCVKSGGSSAALIFPQEEEALIREAKDLSYEQAGVILKETEAAEERFRLNVNKELSAELLLLAIRRE, from the coding sequence TCGGCCAGGAACATATCAAACAGAGACTAGAACAGAGCATAAGGCGCGATCAGCTCTCCCACAGCTACTTGTTTCTCGGTGAGAAGGGAATGGGAAAGCAGGTCATGGCGCGCGCGTTTGCAAAGCGTTTACTCTGTACCGGGGAGGGAACGCGCCCCTGCGGTCACTGCCACAGCTGTATTCAGCTCGCGGCAGATACGCATCCGGACGTCATCACAATCAGTCGGGATAAAACGACCTTGGGTGTGGATCGGGTGAGAGAGCAGCTCTCACAGGAAATACGGATACGGCCGTTTTCGGGTGAGAGGCGCATTTTCATTATTCCGGAAGCGGAGAAAATGACCCAGCAGGCTCAAAATGCGATTCTAAAGACCATAGAGGAGCCGCCGACATATGCGATTATCATTCTGCTCGCAGAGCAGGAGGAAGCCTTACTTCCGACGATACGGAGTCGTGTTTTGCGACTTTCCTTTCGTCCGGTTCCCGAGAGCGAAATTTTAGAACGTCTGCTCGGGAAGGGGGCGGATGGAAAACGCGCCAAGGAGGCAGCGCGTTTTTCTCGCGGCATTTACCGGAGGGCCGAGGAACTGGCGCTCTCGGAAGAGGCCTATGCGCGCTATCGCAGGACGCTTGATTTACTCAGAGCTTTGCCGAAATGCGGCGAAACGGTATTTCACAGGGCGCAGACAGAAATCACGGAGCTCTACCCGGAGCCGCGTGATTTTTTGAGCTTTCTCCGCTTGTACTACCGCGATGTACTCTGCGTAAAGAGCGGCGGGAGCAGTGCGGCGCTCATCTTCCCGCAGGAAGAAGAGGCACTGATACGGGAGGCAAAGGACCTGAGTTACGAACAGGCAGGTGTGATTTTAAAAGAGACAGAGGCAGCCGAGGAGCGGTTCCGACTCAATGTGAATAAGGAACTTTCAGCGGAACTCCTGCTTCTTGCGATACGGAGGGAGTGA
- the metG gene encoding methionine--tRNA ligase, giving the protein MGEKIRKPYYITTAIAYASGKPHIGNTYEIILADAIARFKREENFDVYFQTGTDEHGQKIEGKAKDAGMTPQAYVDQVSAEIKRIWDLMNTSYDRFMRTTEPYHEKQVQKIFKKLYEQGDIYKSSYEGLYCTPCESFWTESQLVDGKCPTCGREVKQASEEAYFFRMSKYADRLIQYIEEHPEFIQPVSRKNEMMNNFLKPGLQDLCVSRTSFEWGIPVDFAPGHVVYVWLDALTNYTTGIGYDADGNNGELYQKYWPADLHLIGKDIVRFHTIYWPIFLMALGEPLPKQVFGHPWLLQAGGKMSKSKGNVLYADELVSFFGVDPVRYFCLHEMPFENDGSISWDLMVERYNADLANVLGNLVSRTIAMTNKYFGGVVERPDANFSPEDVALDADLEKTVLDGVKKIREKMDVLRVADAMTELWNIFKRCNKYIDETLPWALAKDESKQDRLKAVLYHLTEALTIASSLLFSFMPETSEKILKELGTEKRELEAMDAFGLYPSGTQVAAEAEMLFRRLDPKEVEAKLNAENAAAEEAAAEEEKAEAPKSDIQIPSKPEVEYDAFAQCEFRVCKVLKCEEVPKSKKLLCFRLDCGGKEIQILSGIKKWYPEPEKLVGKRVMAIVNLKPARLAGMESQGMLLSAADENGNLSLMTTMSEDMPSGAEIG; this is encoded by the coding sequence ATGGGAGAAAAAATCAGAAAACCTTACTATATCACGACGGCAATTGCCTATGCTTCCGGCAAGCCGCACATCGGAAACACCTATGAGATCATCTTAGCGGATGCGATTGCCCGCTTTAAACGAGAAGAGAACTTTGATGTCTACTTCCAGACCGGAACCGATGAGCACGGTCAGAAGATTGAGGGCAAGGCAAAGGATGCCGGCATGACGCCGCAGGCCTATGTGGACCAGGTCTCCGCGGAGATTAAGCGCATCTGGGACCTGATGAACACGTCCTACGACCGCTTTATGCGGACCACAGAGCCCTATCATGAGAAGCAGGTGCAGAAGATTTTCAAAAAGCTCTACGAGCAGGGCGATATCTATAAGAGTTCCTACGAGGGCCTTTACTGCACACCCTGCGAGAGCTTCTGGACCGAGTCGCAGCTTGTCGACGGCAAGTGCCCGACCTGCGGCAGAGAAGTGAAGCAGGCTTCGGAGGAGGCATACTTTTTTCGCATGAGCAAGTATGCGGACCGCCTGATTCAGTACATCGAAGAGCATCCGGAATTCATTCAGCCCGTCTCCAGAAAGAATGAGATGATGAATAACTTCCTGAAGCCGGGTCTGCAGGATCTCTGTGTGTCGCGCACCAGCTTTGAATGGGGCATTCCGGTCGATTTTGCGCCGGGCCATGTGGTCTATGTGTGGCTCGATGCTCTGACCAACTATACGACGGGCATAGGCTACGACGCGGACGGCAACAACGGAGAGCTCTATCAAAAGTACTGGCCGGCAGATCTGCACTTAATCGGTAAGGACATTGTCCGCTTCCACACGATTTACTGGCCCATCTTCCTGATGGCGCTCGGCGAGCCGCTGCCGAAGCAGGTCTTCGGTCACCCCTGGCTTTTACAGGCCGGCGGCAAGATGTCGAAGTCCAAGGGCAATGTGCTCTACGCGGACGAACTGGTCTCCTTCTTCGGCGTGGACCCGGTGCGCTATTTCTGCCTGCACGAGATGCCCTTTGAGAACGACGGCAGCATCAGCTGGGATCTCATGGTGGAGAGATACAATGCGGATCTCGCAAACGTGCTCGGCAACCTCGTGAGCCGCACCATCGCCATGACCAACAAGTATTTCGGCGGCGTGGTGGAGAGACCGGACGCGAACTTTTCTCCGGAAGATGTCGCGCTCGATGCGGATCTTGAGAAGACCGTGCTCGACGGCGTCAAGAAGATTCGGGAGAAGATGGACGTGCTCCGCGTTGCGGACGCGATGACCGAGCTCTGGAATATCTTTAAGCGCTGCAACAAGTATATCGACGAGACTTTGCCCTGGGCGCTCGCAAAGGATGAGAGCAAGCAGGACAGACTGAAGGCAGTGCTCTATCACTTGACCGAGGCTCTGACCATAGCTTCCTCCCTGCTCTTCAGCTTCATGCCGGAGACCTCCGAGAAGATTTTGAAGGAGCTCGGCACGGAGAAGAGAGAGCTGGAGGCAATGGATGCCTTCGGCCTCTATCCCTCGGGTACGCAGGTCGCAGCTGAGGCAGAGATGCTGTTCCGCCGCCTGGATCCGAAGGAGGTCGAGGCAAAGCTGAATGCGGAGAACGCAGCGGCCGAAGAGGCGGCAGCGGAAGAAGAAAAGGCGGAAGCGCCGAAGTCCGATATTCAAATTCCGTCCAAGCCGGAAGTGGAATACGATGCCTTTGCACAATGCGAATTCCGCGTTTGCAAGGTCTTAAAGTGCGAGGAAGTTCCGAAGTCGAAGAAGCTCCTTTGCTTCCGACTGGATTGCGGCGGTAAGGAGATTCAGATTCTCTCCGGCATTAAGAAGTGGTATCCGGAGCCGGAGAAGCTGGTCGGAAAGCGCGTTATGGCAATTGTGAACTTAAAGCCCGCGCGTCTTGCGGGCATGGAGTCCCAGGGCATGTTGCTCTCGGCGGCGGATGAGAACGGAAATCTGAGTCTCATGACGACGATGTCCGAGGATATGCCGTCCGGCGCGGAGATCGGCTGA
- a CDS encoding PSP1 domain-containing protein, translating into MTEVIGVRFREVGTIETYSVTGEQFRRGDHVLCETQCGVEYGTVILGNYTLCGCKAENPPQSILARATEEDAARAAAYKSKEREALLFCRKKAEELGLNMKIISAVFSLRDDKVLFFFSAEARVDFRVLVKELGAQYQRRIELRQVGARDETKLLGGMGNCGRPLCCHSYLSEFMPVSIKMAKEQGLALNPQKISGACGRLMCCLKHETDTYAELNKTLPRKGDSVQLTDGVRGDVVEVSVLKQALRVACYVNGEKELRDVAVADTVIVERKKKGMPPAQKRAADAQREAREKEKKDGEAMPGAREGRARGGKRGGGQQRDRAQEKKK; encoded by the coding sequence ATGACGGAGGTGATAGGCGTTCGCTTTCGCGAAGTCGGTACCATAGAAACTTACAGTGTTACGGGAGAACAGTTTCGGCGCGGTGACCACGTGCTTTGCGAGACGCAGTGCGGTGTGGAATACGGAACTGTGATTCTGGGAAACTACACGCTCTGCGGATGTAAGGCAGAGAACCCCCCGCAGAGCATATTGGCGCGGGCCACAGAGGAGGATGCGGCGCGTGCCGCAGCCTATAAGAGCAAAGAGCGGGAGGCCCTTTTGTTCTGCCGGAAAAAGGCGGAAGAACTCGGGCTCAACATGAAAATTATCTCGGCGGTCTTTTCACTTCGGGATGACAAGGTGCTGTTCTTTTTCAGCGCGGAAGCGCGCGTGGATTTTCGCGTGCTCGTCAAGGAACTCGGCGCACAGTATCAGAGACGCATCGAACTTCGCCAAGTCGGCGCGAGAGACGAGACCAAATTGCTCGGCGGCATGGGAAATTGCGGCCGTCCGCTCTGCTGCCATTCCTATCTCTCGGAGTTTATGCCGGTGTCGATTAAGATGGCAAAAGAGCAGGGACTTGCGCTCAATCCGCAAAAAATCAGCGGGGCCTGCGGCCGTCTCATGTGCTGCCTGAAGCATGAGACCGATACCTATGCGGAACTCAACAAGACCCTTCCGCGTAAGGGTGACAGCGTGCAGCTTACGGACGGTGTGCGCGGCGACGTGGTGGAGGTCAGTGTCTTGAAGCAGGCTCTGCGTGTCGCCTGCTATGTGAACGGCGAGAAGGAACTGCGGGATGTCGCGGTTGCGGATACGGTGATTGTGGAGCGCAAGAAGAAGGGTATGCCGCCGGCTCAGAAGCGCGCCGCGGATGCGCAGCGGGAAGCGCGCGAAAAAGAGAAAAAGGACGGAGAAGCAATGCCCGGCGCGAGAGAGGGCCGAGCAAGAGGCGGAAAGCGCGGCGGCGGCCAGCAGAGAGACAGAGCGCAGGAGAAGAAGAAGTGA
- a CDS encoding tRNA1(Val) (adenine(37)-N6)-methyltransferase — translation MNVLKPGERIDDLQRSQLGIIQNPTHFCFGTDAVLLSGFVRAGGKERVVDLCTGNGIIPLLLSAKTRAKEITGVEIQAEIADMARRSVAMNGLEERIRILNGDLREGIAGASGSVDVVSCNPPYMALRRGEQSQATSRAIARQELCCTLEEAVNETARLLKNGGRAYFVYRPHRLDELFAACNAARLTPKRMKFAHPYSGREANLVLVEAVKGGGSFLRVEAPIIVFRSPGVYSDEIRDIYGY, via the coding sequence GTGAATGTCCTAAAGCCGGGCGAGCGCATTGACGACTTACAGCGCAGTCAACTCGGTATCATTCAAAACCCGACCCATTTCTGTTTCGGGACGGATGCGGTGCTGCTCAGCGGTTTTGTGCGCGCGGGCGGGAAAGAGCGGGTGGTGGATCTCTGTACCGGAAACGGCATCATCCCCCTCTTACTCTCGGCGAAGACCCGCGCCAAGGAAATTACGGGCGTGGAGATTCAGGCGGAGATTGCCGATATGGCGCGGCGCAGCGTGGCCATGAACGGTCTCGAGGAGAGGATACGGATTCTGAACGGAGATCTTCGAGAGGGCATTGCCGGGGCGAGCGGGAGCGTCGATGTGGTGAGCTGTAATCCGCCCTACATGGCACTTCGGCGCGGAGAGCAGAGTCAGGCGACAAGCCGCGCGATTGCACGGCAGGAACTTTGCTGCACGCTGGAAGAAGCAGTCAATGAGACAGCGCGTCTCCTGAAAAACGGCGGACGCGCCTATTTTGTCTACAGACCTCATCGTCTCGACGAACTCTTTGCGGCCTGCAATGCTGCGCGCCTCACACCGAAGCGCATGAAGTTTGCCCACCCCTATTCGGGGCGCGAGGCAAACTTGGTGTTGGTGGAGGCCGTAAAGGGCGGCGGCTCGTTTTTGCGAGTTGAGGCCCCCATCATTGTTTTTCGTTCTCCCGGTGTGTACAGCGACGAAATCCGGGATATTTACGGATACTAA